The proteins below come from a single Zhouia spongiae genomic window:
- the ppk1 gene encoding polyphosphate kinase 1, which translates to MNTVQKQYVNREISWLQFNARVLQEAADETVPLIDRLRFVGIFSNNLDEFFKVRYATVKRIAQAGKTGKSFLGGVNAKELLDEITQIVIKQQSESLAILRRIESLLDEENIYMINENDVSPKQGEFLKSYFLEKVSPALVTIILNDLDKIPLLKDSAGYLAVKMVMKNKNEPKGVNRFFTNVTNEVQYALIEIPRTVDRFVVLPKEGDKSYIIFLDDLIRYNLGSIFSIFDYESLSAHMIKITRDAELDIDNDLSKSFIEKISSSVRDRRISEPVRFVYDDQIEKDTLKFLKDKMEIEETDSVIPGGRYHNRRDFMNFPSLGRTDLMYKHYPPLPIEGLRMEGSLLEQISKKDYLLYAPYHTFSYVIKLLREAALDPKVKTIKITLYRLAKNSQIASSLINAAKNGKEVTVQIELQARFDEAANIQYAEQLQQEGIKLIFGVQGLKVHSKVCLIEREEGSKIMRYGFISTGNFNESTARLYTDYTLFTSHQPILKEIAKVFNFFDTNYKVHKYKHLVISPHYTKSVFSKLIKQEIQNARAGKEAFIKLKMNSLTSYKMVDKLYEASQAGVKIQLIVRGTCCLVPGISGLSDNIEAISVVDKYLEHPRLFIFNNGGDPKVYISSADWMTRNLDYRVEVGCPIYNEEIKQELIDTFNICWSDNVKARIHSVKQDNAYRKNNNVKVRSQIATYEYYLKKMTKIEN; encoded by the coding sequence ATGAATACAGTACAGAAACAGTATGTTAATCGTGAGATAAGCTGGTTACAATTTAATGCAAGAGTACTTCAGGAAGCTGCAGATGAAACAGTTCCTTTAATAGACAGACTTCGGTTTGTAGGTATATTTTCAAACAATCTGGATGAGTTCTTTAAAGTCCGCTATGCCACTGTAAAGCGGATTGCACAAGCAGGAAAAACAGGGAAAAGCTTCCTGGGGGGAGTCAATGCCAAAGAGTTACTCGATGAAATTACCCAGATAGTAATCAAACAGCAATCAGAAAGCCTGGCCATATTAAGAAGGATAGAGTCGCTACTCGATGAGGAGAATATCTATATGATTAATGAAAATGACGTAAGCCCTAAACAAGGGGAGTTTCTGAAAAGTTATTTCCTGGAGAAGGTAAGTCCGGCATTGGTGACCATCATTCTGAATGATCTCGATAAAATTCCTTTACTAAAGGACAGTGCAGGGTACCTGGCTGTAAAAATGGTTATGAAAAACAAGAATGAACCCAAAGGGGTGAATAGGTTTTTTACCAATGTAACCAATGAAGTGCAATATGCCCTGATCGAAATTCCGAGAACTGTCGACCGCTTTGTTGTATTGCCTAAGGAGGGAGATAAAAGCTATATCATCTTTTTAGACGATCTGATCCGGTATAATCTGGGTAGTATCTTTAGTATTTTCGATTACGAATCGCTGTCTGCACATATGATTAAAATCACCCGTGATGCAGAGCTTGATATTGATAACGATTTATCAAAGAGTTTTATCGAAAAAATATCTTCCAGTGTCCGCGACCGTCGAATCAGCGAGCCGGTACGCTTTGTATATGACGATCAGATAGAAAAAGACACCCTGAAGTTCTTAAAAGACAAAATGGAAATAGAAGAAACGGATAGTGTAATTCCCGGAGGGAGATACCACAACCGTCGCGATTTTATGAATTTCCCAAGTCTTGGAAGAACCGATCTGATGTATAAACATTATCCGCCATTGCCGATTGAAGGATTGCGTATGGAGGGGAGTTTACTTGAGCAGATCAGTAAAAAAGATTACCTGCTTTATGCTCCGTATCATACATTCTCATATGTGATTAAACTATTGCGGGAAGCAGCTTTAGACCCGAAGGTAAAAACGATCAAAATTACCTTATACCGCCTCGCAAAAAATTCACAGATTGCCAGCTCGTTGATCAATGCTGCTAAAAACGGTAAAGAAGTAACCGTTCAAATAGAATTACAGGCACGTTTCGACGAGGCGGCCAATATTCAATATGCAGAACAGTTACAGCAAGAAGGCATCAAACTTATTTTTGGTGTCCAGGGATTAAAGGTCCATTCTAAAGTATGTCTGATAGAAAGAGAAGAGGGAAGTAAAATAATGCGTTACGGGTTTATCAGTACAGGTAATTTTAATGAGTCGACAGCCAGGCTCTATACCGATTATACGCTATTCACTTCCCATCAGCCGATACTGAAAGAGATAGCAAAAGTATTTAACTTTTTCGATACCAATTATAAGGTACATAAGTACAAACACTTGGTTATATCGCCACATTATACCAAAAGTGTATTTTCAAAACTGATTAAGCAGGAGATTCAGAATGCGAGAGCCGGGAAGGAAGCGTTTATAAAACTAAAAATGAACAGCCTTACCAGTTATAAGATGGTCGATAAGTTATATGAAGCCAGCCAGGCCGGCGTTAAAATCCAGTTGATCGTACGGGGCACCTGTTGCCTGGTACCGGGTATCAGCGGATTGAGTGATAATATCGAAGCGATCAGTGTGGTAGATAAATATTTAGAGCATCCCCGTCTGTTCATTTTCAATAACGGGGGCGATCCTAAGGTGTATATATCCTCTGCCGATTGGATGACCCGAAATCTCGATTACAGGGTAGAAGTAGGATGTCCGATCTACAACGAAGAAATTAAACAAGAACTGATAGATACTTTTAATATCTGCTGGAGCGATAATGTAAAAGCCAGGATACATTCTGTAAAACAAGATAATGCCTATCGTAAAAATAACAATGTAAAGGTAAGATCGCAGATAGCTACCTACGAATATTATCTGAAAAAAATGACCAAGATAGAAAATTAA
- a CDS encoding Ppx/GppA phosphatase family protein: protein MKIRKFAAIDIGSNAIRLLINNVIESEGKDTQFKKSSLVRVPIRLGQDSFTVGEISKSNATRMVEAMKAFKLLMKVHNVEKYMACATSAMREANNGNELVEAIRDKSGINIEIIDGRKEAAIIASTDLHTLIEKDKTYLYIDVGGGSTEFTIFNSGKVLASRSYKIGTVRLLNEMITEEVWRDIEKWIKKKTKEYKKVEIIGSGGNINKLFKMSGRKPGTPLSYIFLNAQYQFLKEMSYEDRISELGLNPDRADVIIPATRIYLNASKWSGAKKIHVPKIGLSDGIIKLLYSIEKDKELALL from the coding sequence ATGAAAATCCGAAAATTTGCCGCTATCGATATAGGATCGAATGCTATTAGACTGTTAATTAACAATGTTATTGAATCAGAAGGAAAAGATACCCAGTTTAAAAAAAGTTCGTTGGTCCGTGTTCCAATTCGCCTGGGACAAGATTCATTTACCGTAGGAGAGATATCTAAAAGCAATGCAACCCGTATGGTCGAAGCTATGAAAGCCTTTAAACTACTTATGAAAGTGCATAATGTAGAAAAATATATGGCTTGTGCTACATCGGCAATGCGAGAAGCAAATAACGGTAACGAACTTGTAGAAGCCATTCGCGATAAATCGGGGATCAATATTGAGATTATAGACGGAAGAAAGGAAGCTGCGATTATAGCATCGACAGATCTGCATACCCTTATCGAAAAAGATAAAACCTATTTATATATAGACGTAGGCGGGGGGAGTACAGAATTCACCATTTTTAACAGCGGTAAAGTATTGGCCTCCCGGTCGTATAAGATAGGGACGGTACGATTGCTGAATGAGATGATTACAGAAGAGGTATGGAGAGATATCGAAAAATGGATCAAAAAGAAAACGAAGGAGTATAAGAAAGTAGAAATTATCGGCTCGGGCGGTAACATCAATAAGCTGTTTAAGATGAGTGGCCGCAAACCGGGTACTCCGTTATCATATATCTTTTTAAATGCGCAATATCAGTTCTTAAAAGAAATGAGCTACGAAGACCGCATTTCCGAACTGGGACTGAATCCGGATAGAGCCGATGTGATTATTCCGGCGACACGTATTTACCTGAATGCTTCCAAGTGGAGCGGAGCTAAAAAGATACATGTCCCTAAAATCGGACTCTCAGATGGTATTATCAAGTTATTGTATAGTATAGAAAAAGACAAAGAACTGGCTCTTTTGTAA
- a CDS encoding ATP-binding protein, whose protein sequence is MSDIIWDARLIGIKGARGVGKTTLMLQYIKLNLKDEIDKTLYVSLDSFWFSDNKLIDLVDHFTKTGGKYLFLDEVHKYPNWSQELKNIYDDFPELKIVFTGSSLLEILNARADLSRRAIVYNLQGLSFREYLVLETGVEFKPLTLPYILQNHDSISEAVLEKIRPLAYFQSYLKSGYYPYHFEGKESYYLRLREVVNLMLEIELPLLRGVDINYVPKIKQLLYIVSQSVPFIPNVSKLSIKINIQRTTLLGYMHYLEEVKLTNNLFKQANGISKLQKPSKIYLENTNLNYLLAQDKVDIGSLRETFFVNQLVYNHQLEYADKGDFVVDGIYTFEIGGKNKTNQQIKGMTNAFIAADEIEYGFHNKIPLWMFGFLY, encoded by the coding sequence ATGAGTGATATAATATGGGATGCTCGATTAATTGGAATAAAAGGCGCCAGGGGTGTAGGAAAAACTACACTTATGTTGCAATACATCAAGTTAAACCTAAAAGATGAAATAGATAAAACCTTATATGTTAGTTTAGACTCTTTTTGGTTTTCAGATAACAAGCTTATAGATTTAGTAGATCATTTTACAAAGACAGGTGGAAAGTACCTCTTTTTAGATGAGGTTCATAAATATCCTAATTGGTCTCAGGAGTTAAAGAATATATATGACGATTTTCCTGAACTTAAAATTGTATTTACAGGTTCCTCGTTGTTAGAAATATTAAATGCCAGGGCAGACTTAAGCAGGAGGGCTATCGTGTATAACCTCCAGGGACTTTCATTTCGTGAATATTTAGTGCTAGAAACAGGAGTTGAGTTTAAGCCCCTTACACTACCATACATATTACAAAACCATGATAGTATTTCTGAGGCAGTGTTAGAAAAAATAAGGCCGTTAGCTTATTTTCAATCTTATTTAAAGTCGGGTTATTATCCATATCATTTCGAGGGAAAGGAGAGTTATTATTTACGACTGAGAGAGGTTGTTAATCTGATGTTGGAAATTGAATTGCCGTTATTACGAGGGGTTGATATTAACTATGTGCCTAAAATTAAACAGTTGCTTTATATTGTTTCCCAATCAGTTCCATTTATACCTAATGTAAGTAAGCTTAGTATTAAAATAAATATACAACGTACTACCTTGCTGGGTTATATGCATTATTTAGAAGAAGTAAAGCTTACCAATAACCTCTTTAAACAAGCTAATGGAATTAGTAAGTTGCAGAAACCGTCTAAAATTTACCTAGAGAACACAAATTTAAATTATCTATTGGCTCAGGATAAAGTAGATATAGGGAGCTTAAGAGAGACTTTTTTTGTAAATCAGTTGGTCTATAATCATCAACTGGAGTATGCTGATAAAGGAGATTTTGTTGTAGATGGCATATATACCTTTGAAATAGGAGGAAAAAATAAAACCAATCAGCAAATTAAAGGAATGACAAATGCATTTATTGCTGCAGATGAAATAGAATATGGTTTTCATAATAAAATCCCCTTATGGATGTTTGGTTTTTTATATTAA